The genomic region TACAGCTCGATTTCTTAAACCAGACTCTGTCTTTGTTTCATCAGATAACCATACATCCGTTGACTTCATTTTGACAAAAGTAAACAAAAAGTTCTCTATTAACAAGGCTGCTCTTGACTTGTTTGACAATCATAACCCTAAAGACATCAAAACCAAGGTATGGCACTAGCAGATTTGAAAATCATTGTTAAGTTTGATTTAATTACTTAGTACTCCCTCTATCTCAATTTAATAGTTCACCAATTTAATAGTTCACCGATATAGTTGAGTAGATCCGTACACCGCCatatttttgccatacaccaccaaaacaaTTATTTAGACATTTCTACCTTTCCTTTGAGAAGTTAAGGGGAGTCGGTGGTGAATAAAAGGAAGGGTAAAAATGTCCAAATAATTGTTTTGGTGGTGTATGGTCAAAAtaaggtggtgtacgaatcacctCCCTTTTAAAAAAGTCATTATCCACACTGTACTTTTTGTTCACGTTACAAAATTAACCCTTGCTTTTTACCCATTTTTTAGTTGTACATGTATAAAGTAGGGATATAAAAGAATTTCATCACATTATTCTTATTTTATGGAAGTGGAAATTTTAATTTGCGACAACCTAAAACAAAAAGATGGACTATTAAATTGAGATGGAGGGAGTATgtgttattgttaaaataataataattgcttTTCAGGTTAAACTAGATATCCCGTTAATTATAACTGGACGTGGATTAGGGGGATACATTGCGACTCTATTCACTTTATGGCTGCAAAATGCCATTGACGTGAAAGAATCAGACAATCCAAAGATAAAATTTAAGAGACCGATTTGCATAACTTTTGGTACCCCTCTTGTTGGAGACAAATTTCTCCAACTAGCTATAAGTGAACGCCCACAATGGAAATCAAGTTTCCTAAATGTGGTGGCGAAGAAGGATTATATTGCTAGTTTATTCACATCGAAGAATAGCGACTATAAGCCTTTTGGTACCTTTATGTTTTGCAATGAATCCGGGGGGCACTCTGCTTTTGAAGATCAAGAAGCAGTCCTTGCAGTTTTAGATGTCATGGTGTTACCAAAAGATGAACAAATTGAAATGTTTGATTATGCCAATGTTATGATATTGATCAAAAGAAAAGTGTTGTATCGTGGTGCTTATGATCAATTGGGCGAATTGAATATGAATCCACTGAAGGCGGGAATCACATTGCAACTTAAGGAAGTCGTTGCATTGAAAGATATTTCAAATGATGTAATTGAAAAAGTAGAAAAGAGGCAAAAAAGCAAGATTATAAATAAGAAGAAATTTTATGAACCTACAAAGAAGCTAAACGATATGAAGATAAGTTTGACGTGTATGGAATGGTACATGACGCGTAGTGAAACAAAAGGGGGTTATTATGATCGTTACAAGAATTTCAAGAATGCAACAACCATTGAAGAAATTAAAAAACATGAGGAGATAACAAAGCATGTACGTATGCTATATCAATATTGGAGTAATACGGTTAAAGAAAAGAACCTAATGCCGCAAAAAGAAGGTTCAAAGTTACGTACGCGTTGGCTTTTAGGTGGAACCAACTACAGAAGGATTGTTGAGCCACTGATCATTGCAGATTACTACCACAAAGACAAAAAGACTAACTATGTCGAGAATAGAGACGAACACTTTAAGTTGTTAGAGATTTGGTTAAATGAAGAAAAAATGGATTCGGGTCCAAGGACTAAGGCTGCTAGTCTTACTGAGGATTCTTGCTTTTGGGCTCATGTAGAGGAGGCCTTGATTTTGTTGAAGAACTTGAAGAATGGTGGGTCAAGTAACATCTCAGCAGATATTGAGCAATTGGAGAAGTTTGAGGCTGATTTGATGCACGCGATCAATGGTTACTACGTGTCCCCGACAATTTTCTTTGATGGAAGTAGTTTAATGAAGTGGTGGAATGAGTATAAGGAATTCAAAGGAGGTTCATATGATACTGAATTTGCACAGTACATGAATAATGGGAATTACAAATTATATAAGTAAATCCACGAACTTTGCAATATGGTCTCAATTTGAAATATCGTGTTCGTGAATTGCATTTTACTATTAGTTTGAACAATCGGATGTTGTATTGATATGTGAATttctacttttctgtttatatttgtAATGTAAATAAATCGACACGTTCTTGGTGTTGTTTAAGAATTTTGAGTTTTTTCACGTGTTATTATTAGAATATCTGCTTTTCTGTTTGTATTTCTAATGTAAATAAAGTGGCACGTTCTTGGTGTTTTTTTAAGAAATTTGAGTTTTTTTTCACATATGATAATATGATATGCCTTAATAGTTTACTTTCTAATACTCCCTACGTTAAAAATTAATTGTACATTGTCAAAAGTAGGATACATAGTCATATAGTTAGCTAAAGTTCTTTTATACGATTGTCATAAACATATCTGTAACAAGTCATTTAATCACACCAGCTTCAAatgattaacaaaattaaattatttGTTGAGTTAAATGCTTAACAATCATACATTACCAATCCATTTCCAACCCCAAGCTcactcatatgtatatatatgtatactccTACCATTTATTCAAAATTTCAAACTAAACCTGCAAATTCACTCTATACGCAATTTGACACTCTTTACAGATTTCTAAGATATTGTACCCCATTACCGCACGATATACAACTTCAGAACTCAACCGCTGACAAGGCGACAACCGACATCAGTTTAGTTAACACACATCAGTTACAACAAAAATACGAATCGACTCAATAATCATTATTTACACCACTATGCTCGTCTATGCACACATAAACAAAAAGTACCCAAATTACATATAAAATGATCACAAACAATACCCAAAAACTACCCACAATAAAACATGTGGTCCAGTTTTAAATCCCCTTTCACCCTTCACCTTTACCCTTTACCATAAACAACCTCGAATCGTGACCTACTAACCTCGTCCGAATTCAATAACGCTTCCCAATCGACCGTTTCTTCCTCCTCGTACTTTTGTTGCATAACCTCCAATATCTTCTTCGCTTTCTCTTTACACCGATCCGTCCCGTTTTCCTCTtctttcatcaacaattcttcgGCCCCAGCCTCTTTCGCTAGCCCTTTAAACCGCAACCCACCTTGACTCAACCCATACAACGCCCCCAAACAACACTCACGAGTCAACTCAGAGTCAAACTCGCCTCGACTCAACAACCCAACCAAACATTCCACCCCACCACCATCCAACATTGCGGCCCGCCCTTCCACACTCCCAGCTAAGTTACATAAAACCAACATAACCCGACCCGTCATATGACCCGCTTTCACCATATTCAAAAACATCTGGACCGACCCGAGTTTGACCATCTTTGACCGGTTACTTTGAACTAAAGACAAATGATATAAAGCCAAAGCCGAGTCATGCTGCAATCTCTCTGACCCCGAACGTAGCGCGTGAAGTAAAGGCGGTAACGCACCTAAAACACCAATCGCAGTTTTATTCTGATCGTCTAACGATAAACTAAACAACGCGCCCGCAGCATGATCTTGTGCTTCTGGGAACCCACTTCTTAAAACCTCGATCAATGGTGGAACGATTCCTGACCGTACGATCTTCACTTTATTCTCATCTTCTAACGAAAGATTCACCAAAACCGCAACCGAATTCACTTGAATCGAACAGTACTTCGACACGATTAAATGACGCATCGCTGAAAGTAATCTAGGTGTACAGAAACTCAACCTAGCTTCTAATTTTGTCCGCGTTAATTTCCTTAATGAAACGACGGCGTTTTCTTGATCCGTCATCAACCCGCTTCTCAACATACAAATAACTTCTTCATCTTCTTGAATTGGATTTTCAATTtctgaagatgaagaagatgaataacAATACGGCCGTGTTGTTAATAAATTAAGAGTGCTAGAAAACGAGTCGTGGGTGGCCGCAGTTGAGACAGCAACTGCGGCCACTACTGAATCCTCGGACGCTGAAGATAAGCAGTCCGAGATTCGTCTCTCTTTAAAACCGGATTCTTTATTAATCAACGACTTGATCATATTCAAAGCGGAACGAATATCGAGTGGTTGAGGGATTGGTGAGTATGAGTTTGTGTGACACCAATTAATGATGGCAGTTTTAAGCGCGAGATTGGGTATTATTGTTGTGAAATCAGCTGTGGCTAGTTTGTAAGAGAGTGAAATACACGCGAGTACGCAGTTGCGTTCGAATGTTTGGCCCGAAGAGACGATGACCGGGTCAGCCATAAGAGTGTTGGATATCGGGCATATGAATTCGGGTGGTGGTTGTTTTTTGTGGGTTGATGGTGAACGTAGAAATCGCCATCTGTGTTTGGTGCTGCCCATTTGAAAATTGGTTAATTAACAGAAAGTGATGTTGAGATTATGAAGGTGAAGAAATGGAATCGGAAAAGGAAAGTTGAAGAACATGTTGGGTAATGGAATTGAGAGTAAAGAGAATCATGGTAGGGATTATGGTTCTGATTTTTATGGGTTGTATAAGCACGTTATTATCAAAAAGTTGATGGCCCATTTTATGCGACCTTaattatgtttatatttttataatcatATTTTTTTTCCGTTTATAATCCACTTTTATTTGTGTGCCTAATCCTTTTTTATTAATGAGTGATGTTACaaattatgatatgtttatatgGATTTCTTTTTTCAGTCGTTCTTTGATTATATACCAAATAACAATCAAAGTTCctcgtgttataaaatatctagattggacgttaattttattattattatattttttgcatagtaatattttatactataaatagacatgtatggtaaccatttaaggtgcaccatttctcttgaaatatcaatatcaatatttcttctctccttcttctctctttttctctctttgttcttataaccattaaaggtagttataagcctactgaattataacacgttatcagcacgaaaagcttagtgtaattaaaagatatctcaaacgatcacgaatcactaatcaaggtatgaaattattaataattttcagactcgaatatatcaaattttggactactaacatttatatttatgttatttaagttatatatggtcgattataccacctgaattatatttctgtaatctaacttttactaacttcactaacatttatatttatgttatttaagttatatatggtcggttataccacctgaattatatttctgtaatctaacttttactaacttcactaacatttatatttatgttatttaagttatatatggtcggttataccacctgaattatattttctgtaatctaactcttattaacttcactaacatttatatttatgttaataagacctcatgattgtacgcaacacgtcatttgacaacacggtactttatgtacgcaacacgtcatttgacaacacggtaccatgggtcgagattaattccgatcaatacgaatacgacggggtctttatatgttatctaacatttatgattacttatgcaattaatcattatttatttcatgcatactaatgtttattcttaaatttataattttaaaagttaaaataaaaaaatagtttgtatttttattaaaagtgaatcttaaaagttaaaataagaaaaagtagtttgtacttttattaaaagtaaatcttaaaagttaaaatacaaaaagtagtttgtatttttattaaaagtaaatcttaaaagttaaaataagaaaaagtagtttgtatttttattaaaagtatatcttaaaagttaaagtaagaaaaaaaaaggggatggtaaaatggaatagttttttgtcaaaaatgaagtattgaaaatgaagtggtctccttctataactaaaaaaaatatatatatacttttatcaaataaatttttttgtggccgacaatttcaaacacgagtccgtgtttagtttatcaagaatatctcttgctttggtgaaaggtcacgatcacgatatcaggtgttgtgaaagaattaaaaaattggtcaagtggccttttaaaaactagaaaaaaaaattaaacaaaaagttttttttatatatttataatttacgggtaacgtaaaaaaaaggaagttttaaaaaaaaaaaaaaaacaaagaaagtgtttaaatgagttttacagaaagggggaaagcaaagtaaaaaaaaactttttccaaacaaaggtaaatgaaagtaggacttaatacaagaaaaaagtaaacatctcctagacgtgataaaatctatcaatgataagtattagacttgatgagctaaatgtgacaaaaatgtttcaacatgtcttatgttaattttctaaaataagttattattattccgagtttaacacatatacatatgttaattaaaaacaacctttttgtttttatgtagtgttgggttgcaattttggttgtatgccataattccatccagtagagtgacaatagcaAACTTTTGataataatcaataaaaaacttttttccaaacttgtcaaatgttttgttaaaaacgtgaccgttgaaaaaaaggaggttgaataataaaacttaaaaaacaaattatttttttaagagtgtgcatcaaaatggcccgtttaataatggggagtaaaaatatagtcaaattgtttcaacgaacaagagttcaattggatgtctcttaaaaaaatccgcgggtacgggtgatggatccaatggatccgcatccacgacccgcgggtgctatccctaattgtgacaagtacaaatcaactaaaagtctaaaaaataaatgctcttatagggaccaaatgttcacaataattgcctaagctagatatgaaacaaatagttcatacaaaaaaaaaaaaaaaaaaaggtcgttgtgcgttttcgggatgatagcggaaatacacttacaaaagtaggtcagccgtcaattctttatggccatatcaacgtagatcaataaaatcatttatggttttgataaaagattaattaaaaattaattgttttttggtcttgaatTCTCGGTagcaaaagcaaaggttgtttttggttgccacaacaaacaagacagaggttgttgacttttgttgttaaacatggcacaagtgaacaataacaatagattattgtttttgaaaagaataatgatgcgttaattttattgtataaaataaaattaaagaaaatggttttcattgatgactatgaacaaacgcaaacaaagtgtttgtggtatttggagattaaaaaaaaaaagtgcatctaaagcttctactgaaaataatatgcatctaaagcttctactgaaaattaatgtgcaaggtacaacgtataactatatggtcaaattcatttgagccttcggagtcacaagtatatgatgtatatatatattactcaattaacaaaatagtaaatctaaattaattcatatgaatagtaaaacgaaattaattaatttactattcacataaaaaagcgcatatgataaaaagcgcatcgcatatgataagcgcatatgataaaaagcgaatatgatgaaaagcacaacgcatatgatgaaaatcgcatatgattaaaagcgcatatggtgaaaaacacagcgcatatgattaaaagcgtatatggtgaaaacgatatatgataaaaaaaaacacatatggtgatttataaaaaaaaaaacacatatggtgattaatggaaagcacatatggtgattaatgaaaagtatattgtgaaaaagaatcacaaatgtttcttgaaagaattcaaggtaagatatatgaaccaattcatccatcatgtgaaccattttgatatttcatggttctaatagacgcatctagcggatggtctcatatttgtatgttatcaagccgtaatatggcatttgcaaagtttcttgcacaaattattaaattgagaacacattattctgattacaccattaaaaggatgagacttggtaatgctggtgagttaacatctcaagcatttaatgatcattatatatctacagggattgttgttgaacatccagttgctcatgtgcatacacaaaattggtttagctgaatcaatagataaacgcttacagctaataactagacaattgataatgagtacaaatctctcaatatttatatgtggacatgtaaatttacatgctgcgacattaattcgcattataccatgtggaagtcgtaaatattttcacttaatacttgattttggccaagagccaaatattttctaccttaaaacattggttgtgcagtgtatgtttcaattgtatcaccacaacacaataaaatggttcttcaaagaaagatgataatatattttggatataaaacatcttcaatcataagatatattgaacccatcatgggtgatgtttttacagcacgttttgctgattgtcattttaataaaacattgttccctagattagggggagaaataaaaataaaaaataaaatgatgcttcatgatgtgaacatcaattaaggtatattgaactcgcacaaaagaatgtgaaacgaaagttcaaaaataatgcatatgcaagaacttgcaaattaattactttatgcatttacagatataaaaaagtgactaaatcatatataccagcgataaatgctccagctcgaactgaaattccaaaagctggcaataatgtcactgttgagtctttgccacgcatcaaacgtggaagatcaattggttccgaagataaaaatcctcgaaaaagaaaatcagctgataatgaggtaagagaaagtgttcaagaagcaccacaaatcaatattccttctgcagaggatattgataaatgtaaatactaaaattgcgataaattatgcaatattatggaaccgaaatgaaactaaaatctctatgagatattttcatataatgttacaatgacatcatgaataaagatgatgatctggaactaaaatctgtcattgaatatacaaaatggacatgattgagctcaatggaaaggagcaataagagctgaattagaatcgctcgataaaagaaaagttttcggatcaatcgttatcacttttaaagatgtgaaacgtatgggatacaaatgaatttttatccgaaaagaaatgtgcaaatgaagttacaaggcaaaactagacttgtaactcaatatttcccacaaagaccagaaatgaattaggaggaaaaattatcctcctgtaatggatacaattacttattagatacttaatcaacctggtagttatttaaatgcatttcatgaatgttgttactacttatctgtatggatcacttaatagtgatatatatgaatatacctaaagggttaaggtatcataagcatctaatgtaaaacccaagggaatatattccattaaatcacaaagatttctaagtgggtttatacaaacgggacgtatgtgttataaccgattaaatgactacttgataaaaaaaaaagggtataaatataaacttattttgcacgtatgttttataaaaacaatgttcggatatgagatcgtagttgtttatgtcaatgttcttaacatcatatgaacaaataaagagatctatgaaatcattcaacttctaaagaattattttgaaatgaaagatcttgaaaaaaccaagtattaccttggattgcaaattgagcatatgcctaatggtttacttgtacatcaaacaacttataccgaaaagattttaaaacattttttttaaagacaaactcattgttgttagatcactcaatattgacactgatctatttcatccctgcgaagatcatgaaaattttaacagatcggaagttctatattttagtgcaattgaggttcttatgtatcttatagattatacaagatctgacatttcttttgcagttaatttgttgacaaggttcagctcagcccctaccaaaagacattggaatgggatcaaacaaatagtttgataccttcggggaactactgatttataattattttattctaacaactcgaaacaagatttgtttggttatacagatg from Rutidosis leptorrhynchoides isolate AG116_Rl617_1_P2 chromosome 9, CSIRO_AGI_Rlap_v1, whole genome shotgun sequence harbors:
- the LOC139866087 gene encoding senescence-associated carboxylesterase 101 — encoded protein: MFYLHSILFNNNNNKITFKFLKTLAITHQNMFCSGVELSKFLRSIDIIPDAYLASSKTSGDYQLHTSTGIQILAFNSPNADYTARFLKPDSVFVSSDNHTSVDFILTKVNKKFSINKAALDLFDNHNPKDIKTKVKLDIPLIITGRGLGGYIATLFTLWLQNAIDVKESDNPKIKFKRPICITFGTPLVGDKFLQLAISERPQWKSSFLNVVAKKDYIASLFTSKNSDYKPFGTFMFCNESGGHSAFEDQEAVLAVLDVMVLPKDEQIEMFDYANVMILIKRKVLYRGAYDQLGELNMNPLKAGITLQLKEVVALKDISNDVIEKVEKRQKSKIINKKKFYEPTKKLNDMKISLTCMEWYMTRSETKGGYYDRYKNFKNATTIEEIKKHEEITKHVRMLYQYWSNTVKEKNLMPQKEGSKLRTRWLLGGTNYRRIVEPLIIADYYHKDKKTNYVENRDEHFKLLEIWLNEEKMDSGPRTKAASLTEDSCFWAHVEEALILLKNLKNGGSSNISADIEQLEKFEADLMHAINGYYVSPTIFFDGSSLMKWWNEYKEFKGGSYDTEFAQYMNNGNYKLYK
- the LOC139866906 gene encoding U-box domain-containing protein 40, which codes for MGSTKHRWRFLRSPSTHKKQPPPEFICPISNTLMADPVIVSSGQTFERNCVLACISLSYKLATADFTTIIPNLALKTAIINWCHTNSYSPIPQPLDIRSALNMIKSLINKESGFKERRISDCLSSASEDSVVAAVAVSTAATHDSFSSTLNLLTTRPYCYSSSSSSEIENPIQEDEEVICMLRSGLMTDQENAVVSLRKLTRTKLEARLSFCTPRLLSAMRHLIVSKYCSIQVNSVAVLVNLSLEDENKVKIVRSGIVPPLIEVLRSGFPEAQDHAAGALFSLSLDDQNKTAIGVLGALPPLLHALRSGSERLQHDSALALYHLSLVQSNRSKMVKLGSVQMFLNMVKAGHMTGRVMLVLCNLAGSVEGRAAMLDGGGVECLVGLLSRGEFDSELTRECCLGALYGLSQGGLRFKGLAKEAGAEELLMKEEENGTDRCKEKAKKILEVMQQKYEEEETVDWEALLNSDEVSRSRFEVVYGKG